In Juglans regia cultivar Chandler chromosome 5, Walnut 2.0, whole genome shotgun sequence, the following are encoded in one genomic region:
- the LOC108992482 gene encoding organelle RRM domain-containing protein 1, chloroplastic-like produces MEVLSPSAATITPHIFQRKAHKSQPQNPTANIKFPNPPNRRNHLHLSFSSSSFISFICFSSTPSATLTSTTKTFLTPSDNHHWMVLMEAPPQGVNSKPEVINYYVNTLARVLGREKDAQMCIYHASCDSPFGFCCDIDEDTSRELARLPEVLSVRPDPDYSAVKKTYSSLTGSTRLFPVASTNHWLVRMDKPGVGVVTKAQMVDYYAQALTKVLGNEKDAQMCIYHVSWLSNFGFCCELDDESARELAGIPGVLSVLPDKNFESENKDYGGNLQSSMAEADSSEASQTSPIKTKKLFITGLSFYTSEKTLRTAFEGFGELVEVKIIMDRISKRSKGYAFIEYTTEEAASTALKEMNGKIINGWMIVVDVAKTNPPRYSRSRPR; encoded by the exons ATGGAAGTTCTCTCGCCCTCAGCCGCAACCATAACACCTCATATATTCCAAAGAAAAGCCCACAAAAGCCAACCCCAAAATCCCACTGCAAACATCAAATTTCCCAATCCGCCGAACAGAAGAAACCACCttcatctctctttttcttcttcttctttcatttcttttatatgttTCTCTTCCACACCAAGTGCGACTTTAACTTCAACTACAAAGACATTTCTGACTCCCAGTGACAACCACCACTGGATGGTGCTCATGGAGGCTCCTCCACAAGGGGTCAATTCCAAACCAGAAGTTATTAACTATTACGTTAATACCTTAGCAAGAGTATTGGGCAG GGAGAAGGATGCTCAGATGTGTATATATCATGCTTCTTGTGATTCCCCCTTCGGCTTCTGCTGTGACATTGACGAAGATACTTCCCGCGAGCTCGCCC GTCTACCTGAGGTTTTATCGGTTAGGCCCGACCCGGATTATAGTGCTGTTAAAAAGACATACAGCTCACTAACAGGAAGTACTCGGTTGTTTCCTGTGGCGAGTACCAATCACTGGCTTGTTCGGATGGACAAGCCGGGGGTTGGAGTTGTTACAAAGGCACAAATGGTTGATTATTATGCTCAAGCACTGACCAAGGTGTTGGGGAA TGAGAAGGATGCTCAAATGTGTATATATCACGTTTCTTGGCTGTCAAACTTTGGGTTCTGTTGTGAGCTTGATGATGAAAGTGCAAGGGAACTAGCTG GTATACCAGGTGTATTATCTGTACTGCcagataaaaattttgagtcAGAGAATAAGGATTATGGAG GAAATTTACAGAGTTCTATGGCTGAGGCAGATTCTTCAGAAGCAAGTCAAACATCCcctataaaaacaaagaaactatTTATTACCG GCCTGTCATTCTATACATCTGAGAAAACCTTACGAACAGCATTTGAAGGCTTTGGCGAGCTTGTTGAAG taaaaattataatggacAGAATTTCTAAAAGGTCCAAAGGTTATGCATTCATAGAGTACACTACAGAGGAAGCTGCTAGTACAGCACTCAAAGAGATGAATGGCAAG ATCATTAATGGCTGGATGATTGTTGTTGATGTTGCCAAGACCAATCCACCGAGATACAGCAGGAGCCGTCCAAGATAG